One window of the Solanum stenotomum isolate F172 chromosome 11, ASM1918654v1, whole genome shotgun sequence genome contains the following:
- the LOC125845715 gene encoding uncharacterized protein LOC125845715 — MSDELPNTLPPMREVDHKTELEVGTKPPTHAPYRMAPPKLEELRKQLKKLLESGHIRPSKTPYGVSVLFQKNKDGSLRLCIDYRALNKSQKKITPKQTRWKNFPEFDYVLEYKLGRGNVVADTLSGKVELAVITTAHCDIQDAIKDGMQHDLKSMKLMELAAQGKTRRFWVKDGFLLTSERRVYVPNFGSIKWRIIKKSHDTPWTGHSGQRRIRALIEAI, encoded by the exons ATGTCGGACGAGCTACCGAACACTCTACCTCCTATGCGCGAGGTAGATCACAAGACTGAGTTGGAGGTGGGAACCAAGCCACCCACACATGCACCATACCGCATGGCTCCACCCAAGTTAGAAGAGCTAAGGAAACAATTGAAAAAGCTCCTCGAGTCCGGTCACATTCGCCCGTCCAAAACACCTTATGGCGTGTCGGTTCTATTTCAAAAGAATAAGGACGGGTCATTGCGCTTATGCATCGACTACCGGGCGCTCAATAAG TCACAAAAGAAGATCACCCCGAAGCAAACTAGGTGGAAAAACTTTCCCGAGTTCGACTACGTCTTGGAGTACAAGCTGGGAAGGGGCAATGTTGTGGCGGATACACTTAGTGGGAAGGTTGAACTTGCTGTCATTACTACCGCGCATTGTGACATTCAGGATGCTATCAAGGATGGCATGCAACACGATCTGAAATCCATGAAGCTTATGGAGTTGGCCGCCCAAGGCAAGACAAGGCGTTTTTGGGTGAAAGATGGTTTTTTGCTAACATCCGAACGGAGGGTTTATGTACCCAACTTTGGGTCGATCAAGTGGCGAATCATTAAGAAGAGCCACGATACACCGTGGACTGGGCATTCGGGGCAGCGACGAATAAGGGCGTTGATCGAGGCAATTTAG